One Gemmatimonadota bacterium genomic window, CGGCGCCAGTGCTTCCCACCTGCCGAAATCTAACGGGCGCAGCAGGCCACGTCCAGCGGCGAGTGCGCCGCGAGCGCGTGTTCTGTGGGCCGGCCGTGCCGGTACAGGCGAGTCCAGCAGCGGCGCCAGGCAGCGGCTTACCTGGGGCGCCGCGCGGCCGCGGGCGCCTTCAGGGGAGCGACCCGCAGGCCGACCTGCTGCTCTTCGAGGTGGCGGTAGGCCAGATCGAGACCATACAGGGTGAGGAACGGCTCGACGCGCTGGACGGTGGCGCAATGTGGCGCGATGAGCGGGGCCAGCCCCCCGGTGGCGACCACGAGGGCATCCGGCCGCTCCCACTCTGTCTTGATGCGGCGGACAATGCCGTCAATGGCATCGACCGCAGCATAGAAAATGCCGCTCTGCAATGACGCCTCGGTGCGGCGCCCGATCACCCGCTCCGGACGTTCGAGGTCTACGCGCGGCAGCTTTGCCGTGCGGCGCACGAGTGTTTCGGCTCCGGTACGGAGGCCCGGCGCGATCACGCCCCCCGCAAAGACGCCTTCGCTGGTGATGCAGTCGAAGGTTGTCGCGGTGCCGAGGTCTACGGCAATGGTGTCTGTCTGATAGAGCTTTGCCGCCGCCAGGGTATTGACGATGCGGTCGGCCCCGACCGTGAGCGGCTCTTCGACATCCAGGCGAATCGGGAGGGGCGAGCGCGCGTCGATGACCGCTGTACGTAAGCCCAGATGACGCTCGCAGCTCTCCACCAGCACAGGTGTAAG contains:
- a CDS encoding type III pantothenate kinase, with translation MILAVDVGNTETVIGLFEVGGLLDHWRISTNAERTVDELGLLLRSLIRESGFNTEVIRAAAIASVAPPLTPVLVESCERHLGLRTAVIDARSPLPIRLDVEEPLTVGADRIVNTLAAAKLYQTDTIAVDLGTATTFDCITSEGVFAGGVIAPGLRTGAETLVRRTAKLPRVDLERPERVIGRRTEASLQSGIFYAAVDAIDGIVRRIKTEWERPDALVVATGGLAPLIAPHCATVQRVEPFLTLYGLDLAYRHLEEQQVGLRVAPLKAPAAARRPR